The Nicotiana tabacum cultivar K326 chromosome 1, ASM71507v2, whole genome shotgun sequence genome segment GAGCATAAAAAATAAACGGAATATTCATTTTGTCTGGCTCCAAGTTGAAACCTATTTAGTTCATGTTATTCTTATCCAATGACGAGTTAACAAGCAAGCAATTTTGCCATGTGGGGCTTGTGTGGACCTTATGATGTTGGCCACGTAAGCAAATTAAGGGCCCTAAAATGATTTAGTCAAAGGTTTTTTAATGCATGCTTCAACGAGTTCATGCACTAAATTATATAATTCCTTTCACAATTGTGTATTAGTTATGTTGTCAAACAGTCTTTCCATTCTTGATATTATTTCAAGCAGGATAATTTAGTCCTGCTACGCTTTCATAGTTATATATACTTCTTAAagaataaaaatcaaataaaacaatCAATTCCTTGATATCATGTGATGGTTTGAACGAGGGAgcatttttttttagtaaaaaaaatgatattttaaaatgtGTTTGGATGATTTCCGACCAACCTTCACTGATTTTTGGCCAAATTAATATCTTAGGATATTTACTGAAAATTGAGAGAAAAAATTGTAAGTAGTTTCTGCAACTAACTATAAGATCGATGATTTTATGAGTAATTAAGGGTATATATGGAATTATATCATGTATTTTGTTGGTATTCGTTTCAAGGCATCCACGCACATATATCCTTATTCACATCTCTTGAAGCCTTAAAATTAAAGATGTTGTAAACATAGCTAAGAGAAACTATATCAAATTTGACAAACAAATATTCCATTATCGTTAGAATCCAACATTATATTCTGTTTTCTTGTAAAATAtcgttttttgcttttctttcttttactactccactatttttaattttgttttcctttAGTAGGGATTCTACTGTTTAAAGGGAGGCTAATTAATTTAGCTACGTGAAAAAGAACATCCCACCGCTGCCTTTATCCTCTCGAAGTTCGAGGAATTTTGCAGTATATAAAGCTCTGCAAACAACACCAAGAATCCACAACTTGTTTCTTAGATTTAAAATCTAGTCTTCTACTTCTCTTACTCCTGCAAACAACAACGTTATTATCTAAAGCCACTATCTTAATTAGCTCATTTTGTGTTCTATTTGTTTTATATTTCTTCCAAGGTCAGCCTTTCACCTTGTTAATTAACGCAACTTATTTCTTGACAAATTCTTCCTTCAACATTATTTGCATATCTTATATGGAGCGCATACACATGCAGTGATCATTTGTCTAATCCCTATTCACTCTTTCTTAATTTCCTTGTTTTTATTCTTAATGCTGTAGTTAGTGAGGGTTAAGGGCATAATTGTCTTTAAACTTTTGTTCTATATATCTTCGCTTAAATTATATCCAGAGAACTTTTTGCTTACAAACCTAATTTGACCGTGCAGTTGTcgtttgaattattttttttttagaatctCTTATTGCCCACTATTCATTTTAGAATCAAAATGGAAACAGATATTCTCTTTccatgtcctttttcaacattaGTGACAGTTGTTTTGTACATCCAAGAAAATGAATAAAGTCGAAGACTCTTTCTCTGTTTtacctttttctctccccctaaatttttattaatttaaccatttttatactttCAGGATATAATATAATTTGTTATAACAGACTTTTAGATTACTTTTCAGATCATTAATTCAATTCATTATCAATAATTAATTTAAGTTATGTTTCGGTGACATGAATTTTGATGATAGTGTAAATAACattcttttcaacttaaattttatTACCTAGAAAGCATCAAAAGAATGCTGCGTACATACAAAAATCATGGttttttttggttaatttttCCAAGTGCTCATAATTTGACCAGTGGtctcaataatattttatatgaatttatagggaaaaaggagaaaatgagCAGACCAGGAGACTGGAATTGCAGGTCATGCCAGCACTTGAACTTCCAAAGGAGAGACTCATGCCAAAGATGTGGAGAGCCACGTCACGGTCATGACTTTGGAAGCTGCTTTGGCGGAAGAGGAGGCGGCGGCTCCTCCGCTTTCGGCTTCAGTACCGGCCCTGATGTAAGGCCCGGCGACTGGTACTGCGCCGTAGGGAATTGTGGCGCACACAACTTTGCCAGCCGCTCAAGCTGCTTCAAGTGCGGTGCTTTTAAGGATGAATCCTCTGGTGGTGGTTGTGGTGGCGGCGGCTTTGACGCTGAACATATGATGTCGTCCCGCCCGAGAGGCTTTGGCTTCGGTAGTGCTAGTGGCGGCAGCCGCTCTGGATGGAAGTCCGGTGACTGGATTTGCACCAGGTAAATACAATCTTAAAGTTTCAGTAGAAAACAAAGGCAATACATTTAGCTGCCATAAGTTTCGCTATCTTGGTGCCTAAGTAAACCCCGTACGTATTATGGATATCTACGCTCAGTTATCTTTAAAAGACCTGATACTTTATAATACTATAAGTTTATATAATTAAActcaaaagtaaataaataaaacttgtACTATTagagaaacaaaaaaaacaaaaaaaaaaacgtgTGTTCGTCTCAATTTCTGCTTTCTCTTCCTCCAGCcaaaaaaataatactaaaagatCGTGATTGTTAGATTCAGTGACCAACTTTAAATAAAGTAGTTTCTATCTggtttgaaattttgaataaCACCCGGGCATAAGTAAGAACGATGGATGAAAGTACAGCTATTGGTCCAATTTAAAAACAATTAGCGTGCATGTTTAGAACAgcaaatatttgaatttttaggctcattttttctttaatttgtagcccattgttataaaaatatttgaaattattaaCAGGTTAGGGTGCAATGAGCACAACTTTGCCAGCAGGATGGAGTGTTttagatgcaatgcacctagggaCTTAGCTGGTAACAAGTCCTCGTTTTAATTCAACATTGATTCTCCATTTTTGGGTaattaatcaaaattcatttcttcccttgaattttaataaaaaaattacccattatatattttcttttattaagtaaataatattatatttattcAGGTGTTGCAGTCTAAGAGAGAATCAAGCTAGAAAGACGTGGAGAAGATGATATCTCGGAAGAAGATCTCTTTTTGCCCTATCAAATCCTACCTattctcttcctatttttcttttttcccttttccttttgatATTTTGATATTTATATTATTCACTTGTAGGAATCTTTAGATGAATTATGAtctcaaagaaaaagaaaaaaaaatcatatcgACCGAGTGTAGCTGAATCTTTATTTCGCGAGCTTTATTAGGTATTAAATGTAGCCTTGTACTTCCAGCTGCTTTGTTTCAATCTACTTAGTATCAACGTGTGTTATTGAGAAAGAGCTAGCTTCTTCTTTTGCCATATATAAACTCTTTTTTGTCATTCCATTTCGATATTTCTATTAATCAAAATTAACGTAAATTAACCCTCCTCGACGCTTAAAAGaatggaaaagaaagaaagaaaggaaggaaggaaggaaagaaggaaggaaggaaggaaggaaggaaggaaggaagaaagaaagaaagaaaaaagaaatcaacCGATTATTTTTTTCCATTTCTTTGAGCTGTTTATGCAACTGAACATCCATGCCTACAATTAATTTGAACTGAAACGGTAAAAGCAAGCTAAAGTTACATGTACGTAATTACTTATGTTGGTTAAACTTATGCATTAGATAATTACTTTCTTATTTGGATTATGGAAAACCACATTTCAGCGTAAAGAATGCTCACTCCAATTCGGTTTACgcgaggtagtttgactcggcttaagaaaaaaagaagatttctaaaatttataGTGTTAAACATGACAAAATATTTGTGTGGCAATAAAATTTGAAACTTGTTATCACAGTAATGTAATTTGCGGTGTATGGCTAGAAAGCTTCTCATTAAGCGTAAAAGGggtataataaaaaatataaatttaaattgttttcaaatataaaaatatgttattatttgtTAAACAGATTAATAAAAAAAGtatgtcacataaattgaaatggaggaagtATAATTTATGATAATCATAAATCAAATAATCTCTTTAACGGAATGAAAGATAAGATTGATCTTGCTAGCTAAGACTTCATTTTCCTTCAACATCGGGGATAAGAGAAGAGCTAATGCTCTCACTATAGCACCAACTAAAAGCAAATTTTCAGTATCTCTCAGAGCAAAATGGATTTCATTGCTTTGGGCGATTCCTCTTCAAGCTCGGCCACTCTATTCATTTACTATTGAAAACTGTATTCGTAAAAATAGAGAGGATCTCTTGAATATGTGCATAAAGCACATGATAGTCGTAAAATTTAGAGCTAGTCACAATCGAGTATTAGCTTTAGTAGATCAACGTCTTGGCATCAGAACTTAATTTGTTGTTTACTAGATTAATTTGCCCATATTTATTAAGGACCTCACTCGAGTTTCTCATCTTCTATATGCAAATTTATTCATATTAAATTTGTAGAAAGCTACGGTGTTTAAATATGGAGCTTAGTAGGGTTTACCATagagttctagttgattttttttttccttttaaataccTTTGTTTTGTAGGGTATTCACCTTTATAGTTGTACCGTTTAAGATATGTTAGTTTCTGGAAGTAAAAGTTGGGCAATGATATATGATAAGACATGCTCCTATTCTCAATCAAAATCATATACATTTTGATATCTTCGCTTTTTAGGCTGCTTTCACAGAATAGCTTTATCTATCCCTTTGAGCCGATTTCTTTTACTCCGtccaataataaaaattaatatcttttaatttttttaaataagtaCTCAAAAATCTAATTAAAAATATGTTTAGATAAAAGCTGCGAGTATATGTTTTCCAATAATCATTCTTCAAAACTAATTGAAGAGGAGGACATACAATATCACCGATATCTTAATTATAAAGCCTGTAAAGAAGAATAGAAGATTGTAAATATTTATTGGAAATTACTAAAGCTACTATTATTGTGAAATGTGTGGtgatctcatctaaaagcttaagcaATTAGATGGATCAcattttttttacttaattatgtcttcaacatGCCCCTCACGTGTTGGCTTGATTCTTTTTTATGAGCCAAACACGTGAAAATTCTTTTTGATATTGGGTGGCAGTGAAACTCGAACCAAGGACCTCTGTCTGCTCTGATACTATATTGAAATGTATgatcatctcatctaaaagctaaTTAAATTGTTAGTAGAgtacacttttatttatttaattatgtcttcaacaaTTATATACCTTTAGAGGGAGGCAAGCAAATGTGCAGACTTCCTAGCAAATGAAGGTCACAAGCATGAAGATGATTTGATAATATGAGAAGTTGCGCTCAAGGAATAAAGTTTTTGTCTCCTCGCTAATCAAGCTATGTAAGTTATTAAAGATTTTAAGAATATATTTAGTCTTTTCTAATATACCCAAAAAAATTAGAGTATCGGAGGTTGAGAACTAATATTACGTACGTTCAGTTTCTTGTGCCATTGACATTTTTTTACTACTTCAAAAATCAGTGAGGTATAAATGTACAAACGTAACTTCACCTATTTCATAACAGAAAAAGAGCTTCATTGTTAAAATTTCTATTACCCAAAAAGCATATCGATAATGAATGAGTTTGCAGGTGTTTCAATTAGCATATATAACTGGGTCTTTTCGTTTCCTTGAAGAAAGTAAAACACATTTACCTTGTTTgatctttccttttcctttacaGGAAAGAATATATATGTCATTTGGCTTGTCTTTTTCTTATAGAAGGATTGtgttgtatagggtaaaatatgatatgacacgtggtcatCTAAAGGAAAGACACGTGGAATTTCCAAAAGCATATTACCACTTACAATGGCGCTAAAAGGAAATAATTTAGCTCCTCatgaaattgaatctgtgttgctacaaaaattcggagaaactctcacgaggggagtTCTGACATGGTATTTATTATTACCCGatcattccatagattcctttgagatgctcgcggattctttcatcaaggctcatgccggggccGGAAAAGTACAAGCCCGGAAGGCCGATATATTCAGGATTGCGCAGGGAGAGTCCGAGTTACTACAAGAATTCGTCACCcgattccaaaaggaaagaatgttgctcccggTTGCCCCGGATGAATaggcagctgaagcattcactaAGAAGCTGAATCCGAGAAGTTTAGACACTTCCCGAAAATTAAAGGAAAGCCTacttgagtttcaagcaacgaCTTGGGCAGATATCCACAACCGGTACGAGCCAAAGATAAGAATCGAAGATGATCAAGTTGGATTTCCATCGTTGACCAAAGgacagaagaaaaataaaaaaaaacaaagatgACTACGACTCGGATAGACGGACTTCGAGAGGCTGGTTTTTGCCGTACGAACGGACCGAAAGCCATGGCAGAGGCTCCCGAACAGCAGACAATTTCACCGTTAACAGAAGGATCGATCGTGGGTGGAGCAATAGATCGCTACAGGATAAGGAAACGTTGGGCTCTTgggatccttcttaccccaagttatcataatacaactttaatgtcaGTACAGTGGAAttggtgtcagccatgagaaacatcaaagagGCACGGTTCCCAAGACCAATGAGATCTGATTCCAGTCAGAGGGATCCTAACTTATGATATGAATACCATGGGACGAATGGTCACCGGACAGGGACTGTCGACACCTTCGAAAAGAAGTGGCAACACTGTTGAAGAATGGGTACACCttagagaattcttaagtgaccgaGCTAATGACAACTATGGTCGTAACAGAGACTACGTAGAACCCTCGAAATCAAGAGAAGAACCTCCATGTCAAACCATCAATATGATCTTCGGAGGGAAtgagattaacggggtcaccttttcggcagcaaagaagacaaaagtatcaataactcatagtaaaaggCTCTGGGAAGATGATATCACTTTCACGGAAGAGGACGCAGAAGGATTGTTGTTACCGCACGACGATgtactggtaatttctttaaatgtgttagactttaaaattaaatgtgttctagtggatctaggtagttcggctaatatcatacaatggagagtattggagaaAGTTAAACTCACCGGAAGTATTATCCCGACCATAAAGCTCCTCACTAGTTTTAACCTCGCGAGCGTAACGACCCGAGCGGAGATTTTGCTGCTCacgaatgctgaaggagtaatgaaaacgACTCTTTTCTAAATAGTAGATGGTGACATGGGATACAATATCATCCTGGGAAGACCATGGCTACACGGGATGAAAGTTGTACCCTCAAAATATCACCAATTGCTGAAATTTCCAGCGCCCGAAGGAATCAAGTAGATAAGGGGTGATCAACCagcagcaagggagatgaatgcaatttcggtttacagtagcaaaggaaaggaacacacggcatagcaattacaggaactggCACCTACTCCCGAGCTAGAAGAAGTTAGTCTGGGAGCAGGGTCGTCAGAACAttatcaggtgccgagatatttccaagttaCAGAAGAGATGGACGCAACAAAGTCCACGGCGGAAGAATTGGAGCGAATTGCATTGTTCAAAGAATTCCTATAAAGGAAATTCCATTTGGGAACGGGACTGTACCCGGAGCTCAGGTCTGGTTTTATTGAATTTCTCAAATTTAATGCCGAtcgttttgcatggtcgcacgaggatatgacaaGTATCCTAATGGAGGTAGTAGTGGACAAGTTAAGCTTGGATTTACAACGTACCTTCGGTAAGACAAAAGAAGTGCCCTATTGCCGAAtccaggaataaattcgtcaaagaagaggtaacccacTTGCTTAATATCGGTTTgatccgagaggtaagatatctgGACTGGCTGGCTAGCATAGtggtagttcctaagaagaacaataaattccGTATATGtctagattataaagatcttaataaggcgtGACCGAAAGACTCGTCCCCATTACCAAaaatcgatcaaatgattgatgccacggtcgggcatgagttaatgagtttcctcaatgcttattccgggtataaccaaatcaagatgaaccaaGAAGAtaaggaaaagacttcgtttataatGAATTTCGatacatattgttataatgtgatgcccttcaggTTGAACAACGCTGGAGCCACTTATTAACGGCTCGTGAAAAAatgtttgaaaatcaaataggaaaaactatggtagtttatatagacgatacgctctttaagtctttgaatgcaggtgaccacctCAAACATCTGCAAAAACCATTCAACATCCTAagaaagcataacatgaaacttaatccCGAGAAATGCATATTCGGGATTAGTTCTGGTAAGTTTCTGGGGtttctggtctcacaaaggggaataGAGGTaaaccccaataaaatcaaggtCATAGAAGACATCCAGGATCAACTATCAAGCATAAAAGAAGTCTAAAGGCTCACAGGAAGGTTGCCAGCTTTGAGCAGGTTTATTTCCCGGTCGTCAGAAAAATATCATGGTTTCTTCAcattactcaaaaagaaaaataatttcgaatggaTACCAGAGTTCCAGCAAGCTTTGAGGGATTTGAAGAGGTACTTATCAAGTCCTCCattgctctcaaaaccaaaaAAATGCGAACGTTGCTGGTCTATCTCGCGGTCtcggaagttgcggtaagtgcgatTTTAGTTTGTGCGGATGAatgtacgcaatctcccatttattatgttagcaaaattttaacagGAGCataaactcgctacccacatttgaAAAAACTGTCCTTAGCTCTCATAGTTGTCGCTCGGAAGCcgaggccctacttccaatgccacctGATAGCTGTGGTGACTACTTTTCCTTCGCGAAACATCCTCcataagcccgagctctcgggcAGATTGGAGAAAAATGGTCCATCGaaatgagtgagttcgacattgtatACAAACTACGGACTGGAATTAAGTCACAaatcttggctgacttcgtggccaaTTTCAGTCCAGGAATGCTGCCTCTGGAAACCAAGAAGGCAGCAATagtgtcagaatcgacatcgggagtttggaccttatttatggATGTGGCTTATAAGTCCGGACTTGGAATAGGCTTAATCACGCTTTCAGGAGAAACTTTGAGGCAAGCCATCAAAcgatccctttaactaacaataaaGCAGAGTAtaaagctttgattgcaggacttgaATTGGCTCGAGGACTTGACTCTGAGGTCATCGAAATCAAATTTGAGTTATAGGTGGTAGTAAAttaggtctacgggatctttgaCACTAAAGAAGAACGCATGAAACAATATGTGATAAAGGTCCAGGCTCTGTTGGTGCAATTCCGAGAGTGGTTAATTACTCAAATCCCAAGGGAGGATAACACAGAAGTATATGTGTTGGCGAACTTAGGATCatcaaagaaaataaagggaACGGAGTCTGAGGCTGTAGTACAACTAACAAACTCAGTTCTCGATACATATGGTTACTACGAGGTAAATACGACTAGTTTGGTATGGGAATGGAGAAATGAAATAATCGACTATCTCGAGCACGTGAAGTTGCCTGAATACCCTAAAGCATCATGGGCATTATGCGCCAAAGCTGCACGATACAGCTTCAAGAAAGGCCAGttgtatagaaaatctttccaaggcccgcttGCTCGGTGTTTAGGAACATCCGAAGCTAACTACGTCAtgagagaggtccatgaagggATATACGGCAACCACTCTGCCACAAAATCCTTGGTGCTGAAATTGGTacgggcaggatattactggccacGCATAGAACGGGATGCCAAAAACTTCGTAAGAAAATATGATAAGTGCCAGCGTTAGAAACCACTAATGCATCAACCGGCAGAACCCTACATTCGGTTCTGTCccctggccgttcatgaaatgggggatggacatcgtcagaCCGCCGCCACCAGCTCCtagaaaggtaagatttcttttaattttgactgactatttttctaaatgggtggaagcaggtccttattAGAAGATTAGAGAACGCGAAGTGGTTGATTTATTGTAGGAAAATATAATTTACTGGttcgggataccaaaagagatagcatgccaCAATGGTCCGCAGTTTATCGGtgtaaaagttacaaagttccttaaagatttgaagataaaaagGATCATATCTTCACCTTAATGCAAATGGTCAAGAggaatcaacgaacaaagtgattattcaaaacctcaagaaaaggttggaagcggcaaaaggcaaatggcccgaagaatttctcggagttctatgggcctaccgaacaatgaCTAAATTGAGCATAGGAGAAACTCCTTTTTCTCTTGTGTACGGTGCAGAAGCTctaatcccggtggaagtaggggaacctaCTTTGAAATATTTCCAGGCAAATGAAGAATCAAACACAATGTCTATCAACTTGGAGCTGCTTGAGGGACGCAAGAacttggcgcatgtaagaatggcGGCTCAAAAGCAGAGAATAGAGAGGTATTATGATCAAAGAGCCAACCTCTGTTGtttcaaagtaggagatttgtttctaaggaaagtaactcaaaataccTGGGAGCCCAGCGCGGGGAAGCTGGGACCAACATGGGAAGGTCCCTACCAAATTTCAGCTATCACTGGGAAAGGTTCATATgagttggagaaccagaatggagacaagttgcctagcaactggaacgtggcacacctcaaaagatattattgctgataaACATTATCCAAGatgaaagtatgtgttgcactctttttttccttcgttcagtttttgtcccaattgggtttttctagcaaggttttcAATGAGGCAGggatagaaagcatactacgaagataGCAGCAGtaagacctttaatagcaaggcaaACAAGCAAATTTCCACTCGGGGatggttagatagtctttggctctATAGCAAATTCCTACttggaagttaagtttgctattgaGAAAAGGTTACCTGGccgttcacgagcacaaaccactagaggattGTTAGATAATATTTTGCTTGATAACATAGATTCCTGAGGGAAAGTAAGGTATGTTACCGAGTTAAGGATTATCTGGCAATTCACTGATGAAATCTTTGAAagtacaagacttccagtgttccaattcgcattcttagCATTAGAACactggggggaatgatatgaggatacgacatCAATAACATCCACTTCAACTAAGAACGAAAATCCGAAAACATAATTGTCACCGGGATTGGGGACTGCTCAGCCAACCCCTTAGAAACAAATTCTAtaagatagccacaagtaatggcaatttctttttagtatagaaaatgcttgtatactttcgaaaatagaaggaattaaatgaaatgaaatccttttatttttatcttgtttctagTCTGAATGATGAACTAACTTcttcatttgaaagttaaacaagtacttcaaatgctagtgccgtaatgaacaagAGATGTCCTCTTTAAGAGTACCGCAAACATAAGATGGTCATCTCTTATGAAAActctcacgttaaagggttggttttgaagaatttatgcctggaaTCAAAATGCCTTTGGGGGAAGATGCACCCGATGACGTACACGAAAGGACACAGAAAGTAAACTTGCACAAACACTTATAGAAACCCTCGCGTAAAAGGGATAATACTTGGAGCCAAAGTGCTTCAAGGAAAAAGCATCCGAGATTACACATAGCAAAGCGCAAACAAAAAAACGCGCACAAAATTCTTAAACAAATGCAAAAGTTAAAGacttgcatggatattcaaacaaaagtaagactcaaacaatacttgagaaaaaatatgtctttatttacaagaaCATGCCAAAATGGCAAAAGTACAAgaatgggaaaaagaaaagaaaagctaaactgcagtaTCTCCGGAATTAAGAGGAAGAGAAGTATTTGCGCCCCTGGGAGAAGTGGGTGGATCCAACGATGGCTTGGCATTTCTCGCAGTTTGATCTTCAACATCGTCGCCTTCTGATTCCTTTTCAGTTCCCGAAAACTCAGAACCAGAACCGAAAGAACTAGGAGCATCATGCTGCACTGGGAGTTCATCTTtagcagccaactcaagctctcaGGCCTTAGCAATTTGACATCTAAGTCAATGATACCTGCTTTGgtctcttccaaggtttttctccttatGTTGTACATGGCATAAGTTTTTTAACGATGAGGGAAGCCGATCgacgcttaagttcttctttgagttgagttACCTCGGTAGAAAGGCTTTCCCGAGAAGACTTAACAGATCTGAGGCTAACATCAAGGTCGCGGACAGTTGAGCTTAAAAGCCTGTTATGCTCGATCGTTTTCTTGTGCTTCTATTCCAACTGGGCATGTTTTGCACTCGCAGTAGCAATCTCTTcgattttggagttcaaggctgcctctagGTCAGTCACTTTTTCAGCAGTGGCAACCTCGAGCTCGATTGCAGCAAGAACGTCGTCCTGGACTTCAGCCCATTTAGCCTTagcttcatcaaatctaaccctcagcggGCCAATTTCTTGGCTAATGGTTACCACCTCTTGCTtgctttgctgcaaacgagcctccaaaacAACAGTCTCAGTAGCTTTGGTTTCCAGCTCCGAGAGGCAGAGAATGGTTTGAACTGTTCCaccaaaagttgatcccgctcAGAAGTAAGTTCCTCCTTCTCACGAATCAGCTTctgaaggccctcggaagcaagaaagttgTCCTACAAAACAAGAAAAGTAAAACTTTAAagttgtgcatggcattgttcaacaaacactccccCAATAGTGCTTGAATATTTTCCcaatctttc includes the following:
- the LOC107812132 gene encoding RNA-binding protein involved in heterochromatin assembly dri1 isoform X2, which produces MSRPGDWNCRSCQHLNFQRRDSCQRCGEPRHGHDFGSCFGGRGGGGSSAFGFSTGPDVRPGDWYCAVGNCGAHNFASRSSCFKCGAFKDESSGGGCGGGGFDAEHMMSSRPRGFGFGSASGGSRSGWKSGDWICTRLGCNEHNFASRMECFRCNAPRDLAGVAV
- the LOC107812132 gene encoding RNA-binding protein involved in heterochromatin assembly dri1 isoform X1, yielding MSRPGDWNCRSCQHLNFQRRDSCQRCGEPRHGHDFGSCFGGRGGGGSSAFGFSTGPDVRPGDWYCAVGNCGAHNFASRSSCFKCGAFKDESSGGGCGGGGFDAEHMMSSRPRGFGFGSASGGSRSGWKSGDWICTRLGCNEHNFASRMECFRCNAPRDLAGNKSSF